DNA from Desulfuromonas sp. AOP6:
CCAGCCAGCGCCGCAGGCCGCTGCCGCTGGCGACCAGCACCACCCGCCCGGCATGGCGGCTCGCCTTGCGCAGGCGTTCGGCGTCGGGCAGGCCGACCTCGATCCACTCCCGCACGCGGCCGTCCGCCTCCCGGCTCCACAGATCCGGCTCGTCTCCGGCGCATATCCCCTTGGTGAAACCCAGTTCCTCATGATGGCAGAGGGCGTAGGCCAGCAGGCGGGTCACCAGTCGCTCCGCCGTTTCGGAGGGGTGACGGGCCGCCGTCGTTTCAAGGCGGGCGTAACAGCCGCGGTCGAGATCGGCAAGATCGATGGCGACGCGATAAATCGTGGCCGGCAGGGCCATGGGCGAATCCTTCGTTGAGGGGGGATGAACGAAGAGCGAGTATGGGCAATGTCGCCGCCCCTGTCAACCGGCATGGCGCGGCGTGGCATATGCAGAGGATAAATGACACACTCCTGTGCAGTCGCACACCCCTATTCTTTGTGCAGGATGTAGTGTGCGGCCAGGTCTCCGGTGATTCGCCGCCCCCGGCGATCGAGCAGAAAAAGCCGGTTTTCACCAACCAGATAGCGTGTGGCGCCGTCATTTAGCTGAATAATGCTGCCACCTTCCAGCCAGGTGAAGGTTCCCTGCTCCTCAAACAGGCGGTCACTTTTACCGAGAGGGCGGGTTTCGAGATGGTAGCTTGAATCCGACCTGATGGTGAGGGTCGTTTCCAGCCCGGCGCAGTCGGCGCAGGGCAACACGCCGGCATAGGTGCCGGGCCAGTCGAGGGAGTTGCGGCTGTTGTGTTCGTCCATGACCGGATAGCCCGCTGAAATTGAGGCACGATATGTGCAATTTGTCGACATGAGAGCCAACGCCACCAGGAGCACTCCGGCCAGCTGTCGCGTCATGAACGTCACTCCCTGCAGCCCGCAAAGAGACGGCTGATCACCTCCTGGCGGTAGCTGAAAATATACTCGAGCCGTTGCCGCAGCCAGAGACGATGTACAAGGTCGCCCAGCAACGAGTAGCCGATGGCGTAGTGGACGGTATCGACGATTTCCACCCCGTCCTTGACGGGGATGAACTGGTGGTGATGATACCAGAGCTTGTAGGGACCGAGGCGCTGTTCGTCGACAAAAGAGGACAAGGCCACCACATGCTTGATCTCCGTCAACCACTGGACCCGGATGAAGGGCAGGATGCGAATGCTGTAACGGATGATCTGCCCGGCATAGGTGGATGGTTCCTCGCCGCTGAGGATGCGAAAATGCAGAGACGGCGGTGTGATACGGTTGAGGTTGCCCGGCCGCGAGAAAAAGTTCCAGACTTCTTCGAGGCTGGCCGGCACGGTCTGGCGGTTGGTCAGGGTGTGAATCATGGAGATGAAAACCTGTCGTGAAAAAGGGTTCAGTTTCCTGGTGGTGAGCATGTTCTAAAGGGTGTCTCCTGTCTTCTTCAGGAAGGCTGGCAGGAGAGCGGTTTCTTAATCATACCAGATCGCCATCCCGATGGCGCCAGCGGCGTCTGACGGGATGAATGAAAAGTTCTTCTCATGTCCGGATGTACCCGGGCGCAAAGGGTCGCTGATGCCGATCAATTCGTTACGATACCGCTTTGCCTTGATCATTTCCCTGGTGGCCAGCCTGTTGCTGATTCTGGTGATCTGGCTGAGCATCAGCATGTCCCATCAGGTGTCCCAAAGTCAGCTTGAAACCAAGGAAGAAGTTTTCAGCGCCTTTCTGCTGGACATGACCCGGGGCGCCCTGCTGCAGGGCGAGTACGAGGTGCTGCAGCTCTATCTCGAAAAGCTGAAGGCGGACCCGGAAGTCATCGAAATCCGCGTGGCTGATTCCCGAGGGGTCATTGTCTCCAGCACCGTTCCCGCCGAATTGGGATCACGCCTGCCTGCGCAGGTCAGCGATGAGATCAATCAGGTGACACGGCGGGCCATCAGCAATGAGACCGGTCTGATCGGCACGGTCGAAACCACCTTTTCCCATGCGGAGATCGAAACCCAGCATCGGCGGGTATTGAAGGCCAGTGTGCTTGCCGCCCTGGCGGGTATCAGTCTGGTCG
Protein-coding regions in this window:
- a CDS encoding copper resistance protein NlpE, whose product is MTRQLAGVLLVALALMSTNCTYRASISAGYPVMDEHNSRNSLDWPGTYAGVLPCADCAGLETTLTIRSDSSYHLETRPLGKSDRLFEEQGTFTWLEGGSIIQLNDGATRYLVGENRLFLLDRRGRRITGDLAAHYILHKE
- a CDS encoding YaeQ family protein — translated: MALPATIYRVAIDLADLDRGCYARLETTAARHPSETAERLVTRLLAYALCHHEELGFTKGICAGDEPDLWSREADGRVREWIEVGLPDAERLRKASRHAGRVVLVASGSGLRRWLEQHQAKLASVSNLTILALDADFIGRLAASLERAVNWSLTVTEGTLYLTRGTETLEAPLHLIQGER
- a CDS encoding SRPBCC family protein: MLTTRKLNPFSRQVFISMIHTLTNRQTVPASLEEVWNFFSRPGNLNRITPPSLHFRILSGEEPSTYAGQIIRYSIRILPFIRVQWLTEIKHVVALSSFVDEQRLGPYKLWYHHHQFIPVKDGVEIVDTVHYAIGYSLLGDLVHRLWLRQRLEYIFSYRQEVISRLFAGCRE